The Magnolia sinica isolate HGM2019 chromosome 9, MsV1, whole genome shotgun sequence genome contains a region encoding:
- the LOC131255264 gene encoding receptor-like protein 53, whose amino-acid sequence MVGVDFTHGVNQRFADLHSANRTRSVCNRKLRSIQKLNLAYNDFDHSPIPSGFEQLTSLTHLNLSWLQFYGQIPLEISGLTTLVSLDLSEYQYFDGSYYEYLTFENPNIGEFVQNLSSLRELHLDDVEISARGSEWGLALSSALPHLQKLSLRYCGLSGPIHPFLSNLHFLSELDLTGNNFSTVVPNFIGKFSSLTTLRLRNCSLYGKFPESIFRLPNLQTLDVGYNPLLTGEIPPNNTLRELYLSDTGFCSNLRDSFSNSKLLTMIQLRHCKLAGQFPSWVVNLGKLMYLDLSDNGFSGPLPSLLFSLPSLRGLYLLDNQFSGQLSEFHNPSSSLLERIKLDNNKLEGPIPMSIFELTKLQDLSLSSNNFSGDVDLGLFQNLRNLRALFLSDNNFSIHDGRSNSTSMSFPQIQSLLLRSCNITKFPNILRNQESMHFIDLSNNNINGEIPKWLWKLGNVLDLSHNHFSGSIPPCLGQISDALIVLNLGGNAFHGPLLQTFKEECTLETLDLNGNQFEGHVPSSLARCKKLEVLNLGNNQIHDTFPFWIENLSQLHILILGSNKFHGTIGHPQANHTFPLLQIFDLSDNSFTGKLSSNMFRSWKAMMETKSQSQFLSKTFGNGYYQDKVTIVSKGLEMELVKILTAFTVVDLSNNQFHGDIPESVGNLKSLIVLNISYNHFTGRIPASFENIKALESLDLSHNNVSGEIPWQLKKLNFLAVLDLSQNLLVGSIPQGQQFNTFTNKSFLGNSGLCGTPLSKKCEHVEAHASPPSAQSESKYDWKPMWIGFGIGYGVGMGILYWTLALWTNGMREFTVFIDKVLMLIFPCEAFILMHRY is encoded by the exons atggtcggagtggattttacacacggcGTCAATCAGCGGTTCGCCGACCTTCACAGCGCCAACCGCACGAGATCTGTTTGCAACAGGAAGTTgcggtcgatccag AAGCTAAACCTCGCTTACAATGACTTTGATCACTCTCCAATCCCATCTGGGTTTGAGCAGCTCACCAgtttgacccatctcaacctctcttGGTTGCAATTTTATGGCCAAATCCCACTGGAAATCTCCGGCTTGACCACTTTGGTGTCCCTCGATCTATCTGAATATCAATATTTCGATGGTTCCTACTATGAATACCTGACATTCGAAAACCCAAACATTGGAGAATTCGTCCAAAATCTGTCGAGTCTGAGAGAACTCCATCTCGATGATGTAGAAATCTCAGCTCGGGGTAGCGAGTGGGGCCTGGCGTTATCCTCTGCACTCCCTCATCTTCAGAAGTTGAGCTTGAGATATTGCGGTCTATCAGGCCCCATCCATCCTTTCCTTTCCAATCTCCATTTCCTATCTGAACTTGACCTCACTGGAAACAATTTCTCTACGGTGGTACCTAACTTCATAGGGAAGTTCTCTTCTTTAACTACACTGCGCCTCAGAAATTGTAGTTTGTATGGCAAATTTCCAGAGAGTATTTTCAGGCTACCAAACCTACAAACCCTGGATGTAGGATACAATCCACTTCTGACGGGTGAAATCCCTCCAAACAATACTCTCCGGGAGTTGTACCTATCCGACACTGGATTTTGTAGCAACCTACGGGATTCATTCAGTAATTCCAAACTGCTGACAATGATCCAGCTTAGACATTGCAAACTAGCCGGCCAATTTCCATCATGGGTTGTGAATCTCGGGAAACTCATGTATTTGGATCTTTCAGACAACGGTTTCAGCGGACCATTgccatcattattgttttcactCCCATCATTACGAGGGCTGTATCTCCTAGATAATCAATTTAGTGGTCAACTTAGTGAATTCCACAACCCATCCTCTTCTCTGCTAGAGAGAATCAAATTAGATAACAACAAGTTGGAGGGGCCTATTCCGATGTCCATCTTTGAACTCACAAAGCTTCAAGACCTCTctctttcatcaaacaatttcagtGGTGATGTGGACCTTGGCTTATTCCAAAACCTTAGGAACCTCAGGGCCCTATTTCTCTCAGATAACAACTTCTCAATCCATGATGGCAGAAGCAATTCAACCTCCATGTCCTTCCCCCAGATTCAATCTTTGCTCTTAAGATCTTGCAATATCACCAAATTTCCAAATATCTTGAGAAACCAAGAATCTATGCATTTCATAGACCTTTCCAACAACAACATCAATGGTGAAATACCAAAGTGGCTATGGAAGTTGGGAAACG TCCTCGATCTGTCTCACAACCACTTCAGTGGTTCTATTCCACCATGTTTGGGTCAAATCAGTGATGCCCTCATTGTGTTGAATCTTGGAGGAAATGCATTTCATGGCCCGTTGCTTCAAACATTCAAAGAGGAGTGCACCCTAGAGACACTTGATCTCAATGGAAATCAATTCGAAGGACATGTGCCAAGTTCTTTGGCCAGGTGCAAGAAGCTAGAGGTGTTAAACCTTGGAAACAATCAAATACATGACACCTTCCCTTTCTGGATAGAAAATTTATCTCAGTTGCACATTCTCATCTTGGGATCCAACAAATTTCATGGCACCATTGGGCACCCCCAAGCAAATCATACATTTCCACTATTACAAATCTTTGATCTCTCCGACAATAGCTTCACGGGTAAGTTGTCATCAAATATGTTTAGGAGCTGGAAAGCAATGATGGAGACCAAATCTCAATCTCAATTTCTTAGCAAAACATTTGGCAATGGATACTATCAAGATAAAGTGACTATAGTGAGTAAAGGGCTAGAAATGGAGCTGGTAAAGATCCTTACTGCCTTTACGGTAGTGGATCTCTCAAATAACCAATTTCATGGGGACATTCCAGAATCGGTTGGGAATTTAAAGTCGTTGATTGTGCTTAATATATCCTATAACCATTTCACAGGCCGAATTCCAGCATCATTTGAAAACATTAAAGCTCTTGAGTCATTAGATTTGTCACATAATAATGTGTCAGGAGAGATCCCTTGGCAGCTGAAAAAGTTAAACTTCCTTGCCGTGTTGGACCTTTCACAAAATCTCCTCGTTGGAAGCATACCACAAGGTCAACAATTCAATACATTCACAAATAAATCTTTTCTTGGGAACTCGGGATTATGTGGCACTCCACTGTCAAAGAAATGTGAACATGTTGAGGCACATGCATCACCACCATCGGCGCAATCAGAAAGCAAATATGACTGGAAACCCATGTGGATTGGCTTTGGAATTGGATATGGAGTGGGAATGGGAATCCTTTATTGGACTCTAGCACTTTGGACAAATGGAATGAGAGAATTCACTGTATTTATTGATAAAGTGCTTATGTTGATTTTTCCATGTGAGGCATTTATTCTAATGCATCGATACTGA
- the LOC131255265 gene encoding receptor-like protein 7 translates to MALLLSSLTNKASPFPNFFSVLSSLFTYLLFSSLLFSSSFVFASVNNNKALSTQNHCIEDHFSALLHLKQGFNFSAEYTMTTLSSWNPDNRDYCSWEGITCDGATGHVTSLDLSELNIFGRIDFVSLFCLQSLQRLNLASNYFDPSPIPSGFEHLTSLTHLNLSFLSFYGQIPLEISRLTTLVSLDLSYNYNINGSHDQYLTFENPNIGEFVQNLSSLRELHLDDVEISARGSEWGLALSSALPHLQKLSLRYCGLSGPIHPFLSNLHFLSELHLSGNNLSSAIPKSIFRLPNLQTLDVSYNSLLSGSLPSSLASLSNLVHLDLSSNGFSGPIPSSLFSLPSLRELHLQCNQFSGQLGEFQNASSSLLEIIHLNENKFQGPIPRSVFQLTKLTELFLNSNSFNGTIPSLYGNALHNCIKLDFSNNSLSGTIPSSFFSLPSLEELYLQDNQFSGQLDEFHNASSLRWIILCNNNLEGPIPMSIFQLPKLEVLVLTSNNFSGDMDLGLFLNLRNLWSLSLSDNNFSVHDGGSNSTSASFSHIKYLYLKSCNISKFPDILRNQERLCALDLSDNRINGEIPNWIWKVGNGSLSYLNLSRNALEGLEQPFPHISLSSLKYIDLSFNKLKGSIPIPPLSSIFFSLSSNYFSGEVPSLICNCTCLRVLDLSRNHFNGSIPSCLGEISDVLTVLNLGENAFNGTLLQIFKEWCTLETLDLNGNQLEGQVPSTLARCKKLEVLNLGNNHIHDTFPFWLENLSQLRILILGSNKFHGTIRQPLSNHSFLLLQIFDISSNSFTGNLSSNMFGSWKAMMEESKSQSQFISKTFDEGYYQDKVTIVSKRMEMELVKILTAFMVIDVSNNQFHGNIQESVGNLKSLLVLNMSHNCLIGQIPALLENMKELESLDLSHNSLSGEIPLQLTKLTFLEVLDLSQNLLIGSIPQGQQFSTFTNESFLGNLGLCGPPLSKKCNYIEASTPLAQSENKYDWESVWIGFAVGYGVGMGILFWTLALWTNGMRKFTIFSDRVLLLIFPCETFILMHQY, encoded by the coding sequence ATGGCTCTCCTCCTTTCCTCTCTTACCAATAAAGCCTCTCCATTTCCTAACTTCTTCTCCGTTCTCTCTTCCTTATTTACGTATCTCTTATTCTCTTCCCtccttttctcttcctcttttgtCTTTGCCAGTGTCAATAACAATAAGGCCTTGTCAACCCAAAACCATTGCATTGAAGATCACTTCTCTGCTTTGCTCCACCTCAAACAGGGCTTTAACTTCTCCGCTGAGTACACCATGACTACATTGTCCTCTTGGAATCCTGATAACAGGGATTACTGTTCTTGGGAAGGTATCACGTGCGATGGTGCCACTGGTCACGTGACCAGTCTCGACCTCAGCGAGCTCAATATCTTCGGTCGGATTGATTTTGTAAGCCTCTTTTGTCTTCAGAGCCTGCAGAGGCTTAACCTCGCTTCCAATTACTTTGATCCCTCTCCAATTCCTTCTGGGTTTGAACATCTCACCAgtttgacccatctcaacctctcttTTTTGAGTTTTTATGGCCAAATCCCGCTGGAAATCTCTCGCTTGACCACTTTGGTGTCCCTCGATCTATCTTACAATTATAATATCAATGGTTCGCACGATCAATACCTGACATTCGAAAACCCAAACATTGGAGAATTCGTCCAAAATCTGTCGAGTCTGAGAGAACTCCATCTCGATGATGTAGAAATCTCAGCTCGGGGTAGCGAGTGGGGCCTGGCGTTATCCTCTGCACTCCCTCATCTTCAGAAGTTGAGCTTGAGATATTGCGGTCTATCAGGCCCCATCCATCCTTTCCTTTCCAATCTCCATTTCCTATCTGAGCTCCACCTCAGTGGAAACAATCTCTCTTCAGCCATACCGAAGAGTATTTTCCGGCTGCCAAACCTACAAACCCTGGATGTATCTTACAATTCACTTCTCAGTGGATCATTGCCATCATCTCTTGCCAGCCTCAGCAACCTCGTGCATTTGGATCTTTCATCCAATGGTTTCAGCGGTCCAAtcccatcatcattgttttcactcCCATCATTACGAGAGCTTCATCTCCAATGTAACCAATTTAGTGGTCAGCTTGGGGAATTCCAAAATGCATCCTCTTCACTACTAGAGATCATCCATTTGAATGAAAACAAGTTCCAGGGGCCTATTCCAAGGTCCGTCTTTCAACTCACCAAGCTTACAGAGCTCTTTCTTAATTCCAATAGTTTCAATGGCACAATCCCTTCTTTATATGGAAATGCACTTCATAATTGTATAAAACTCGACTTTTCCAACAATTCACTCAGTGggaccattccatcatcattcttTTCACTCCCATCATTAGAAGAGCTTTATCTCCAGGATAACCAATTTAGTGGTCAACTTGATGAGTTCCACAATGCATCCTCTTTGCGATGGATCATTTTGTGTAACAACAACTTGGAGGGGCCTATTCCAATGTCCATCTTTCAACTCCCAAAGCTTGAAGTCCTCGTGCTTACATCAAACAATTTCAGTGGTGACATGGACCTTGGCTTATTCCTTAACCTTAGGAACCTCTGGAGCCTGAGTCTTTCAGATAACAACTTCTCAGTCCATGATGGCGGAAGCAATTCAACCTCTGCATCCTTCTCTCATATTAAATATTTGTATTTAAAATCTTGCAACATTAGCAAATTTCCAGACATCTTGAGAAACCAAGAGAGGCTATGTGCTTTAGACCTTTCCGATAACAGAATCAATGGTGAAATACCCAACTGGATATGGAAGGTTGGAAATGGCAGTTTGTCTTATTTGAATCTTTCTCGGAATGCTCTAGAAGGATTAGAGCAACCGTTTCCtcatatttctttaagttcattgaAATATATTGACCTAAGCTTTAACAAGCTAAAAGGATCAATTCCAATTCCTCCTctctcttccattttcttttcactTTCAAGCAATTATTTTAGCGGAGAAGTTCCCTCACTTATTTGTAATTGCACTTGCTTACGAGTCCTTGATTTGTCTCGTAACCACTTCAATGGCTCTATTCCATCATGTTTGGGTGAAATAAGTGATGTCCTCACTGTGTTGAATCTTGGAGAAAATGCATTTAATGGCACCTTACTTCAAATATTCAAAGAGTGGTGTACTCTAGAGACACTTGATCTCAATGGAAATCAGTTGGAAGGGCAGGTGCCAAGTACTTTGGCCCGGTGCAAGAAGCTAGAAGTGTTAAACCTTGGAAACAATCACATACATGACACCTTCCCATTTTGGTTGGAAAATTTGTCTCAACTGCGCATTCTCATCTTAGGATCCAACAAATTTCACGGCACTATTCGACAACCCTTATCAAATCACTCCTTCCTACTGTTGCAAATCTTCGACATCTCTTCCAATAGCTTCACAGGTAACTTGTCATCAAATATGTTCGGGAGTTGGAAGGCAATGATGGAGGAGTCTaaatcccaatctcaattcaTTAGCAAAACATTTGATGAAGGGTACTATCAAGATAAAGTGACTATAGTGAGCAAGAGAATGGAAATGGAACTGGTAAAGATCCTTACCGCCTTCATGGTAATAGATGTCTCAAATAACCAATTTCATGGGAATATTCAAGAATCAGTTGGGAATTTAAAATCATTGCTTGTGCTCAATATGTCCCACAACTGTCTCATAGGCCAAATTCCTGCATTATTGGAGAACATGAAGGAACTTGAGTCATTAGATCTTTCACATAATAGTTTGTCTGGTGAGATCCCTTTACAGCTAACAAAGCTAACGTTCCTCGAGGTGTTGGACCTCTCGCAAAACCTCCTCATAGGAAGCATACCGCAAGGTCAACAATTCAGTACATTTACAAATGAATCATTTCTAGGGAACTTGGGATTATGTGGCCCTCCATTGTCAAAGAAATGCAACTACATCGAGGCTTCAACACCACTAGCACAATCAGAAAATAAATACGACTGGGAATCTGTGTGGATTGGGTTTGCAGTTGGATACGGAGTGGGAATGGGAATTCTTTTTTGGACTCTAGCACTTTGGACAAATGGAATGAGAAAATTCACTATATTTAGTGATAGAGTGCTTCTGTTGATTTTTCCATGTGAGACATTTATTTTAATGCATCAATACTAA